A genomic window from Salvia hispanica cultivar TCC Black 2014 chromosome 5, UniMelb_Shisp_WGS_1.0, whole genome shotgun sequence includes:
- the LOC125190870 gene encoding cellulose synthase A catalytic subunit 3 [UDP-forming]-like has translation MEPEAEIKGKTLKTIGSQVCQICGDDVGSTADHEPFVACNVCAFPVCRPCYEYERKDGNQSCPQCKTRYKRHKGSPAIHGDSEEDGVSDDVAVDAHYSETQSEKQKISERMLSWRVNHSGESINAPKYDKEVPRNHIPLLTNGTDISGELSAASPGRLSMASPPPGGIGKPRIVDPVREFGSPGLGNVAWKERVDGWKMKQEKPVIPMTTSHPPSERGVGDIDASTDILVDDSLLNDEARQPLARKVSIPSSRINPYRMVIVLRLVILCIFLHYRITNPVPNAYPLWLISVICEIWFAISWILDQFPKWLPVNRETYLDRLALRYDREGEPSQLAAVDIFVSTVDPLKEPPLVTANTVLSILAVDYPVDKVSCYVSDDGSAMLTFEALSETSEFARKWVPFCKRYSIEPRAPEWYFAQKIDYLKDKVQPSFVKDRRAMKREYEEFKIRINALVSKAQKVPEEGWVMQDGTPWPGNNTRDHPGMIQVFLGQSGGLDSDGNELPRLVYVSREKRPGFQHHKKAGAMNSLVRVSAVLTNGPFLLNLDCDHYINNSKALREAMCFLMDPNLGKYVCYVQFPQRFDGIDRSDRYANRNTVFFDINLRGLDGIQGPVYVGTGCVFNRTALYGYEPPHKPKNKKPGMLSSCFGGSRKKSSKSSKKGSDKKKSSKHVDPTVPIFSLEDIEEGVEGAGFDDEKSLLMSQMSLEKRFGQSAVFVASTLMENGGVPQSATPETLLKEAIHVISCGYEDKSEWGSEIGWIYGSVTEDILTGFKMHARGWRSIYCMPPRAAFKGSAPINLSDRLNQVLRWALGSVEILFSRHCPIWYGYKGRLKWLERFAYVNTTIYPITSIPLLLYCTLPAVCLLTGKFIIPQISNLASIWFLSLFLSIFATGILEMRWSGVGIDEWWRNEQFWVIGGVSAHLFAVFQGLLKVLAGIDTNFTVTSKAGDEEGDFTELYMFKWTTLLIPPTTLLIVNLVGVVAGISYAINSGYQSWGPLFGKLFFAFWVIVHLYPFLKGLMGRQNRTPTIVVVWSILLASIFSLLWVRVDPFTTRVTGPKVEECGINC, from the exons ATGGAACCTGAAGCAGAAATCAAG GGGAAGACCTTGAAGACTATTGGCAGCCAGGTCTGTCAGATCTGTGGGGATGACGTGGGCTCGACTGCTGACCATGAGCCATTTGTTGCTTGCAATGTCTGCGCATTCCCGGTTTGCAGGCCTTGCTATGAATATGAGAGGAAAGATGGAAATCAGTCTTGCCCTCAGTGCAAAACCAGATACAAGAGACATAAAG GGAGTCCTGCAATTCATGGTGACAGTGAGGAGGATGGTGTTTctgatgatgtcgctgttgaTGCCCATTACTCTGAAACTCAAAGTGAGAAGCAGAAGATTTCGGAGAGAATGTTGAGCTGGCGTGTTAATCATTCGGGAGAAAGTATTAATGCCCCAAAGTATGACAAGGAGGTCCCTCGAAACCACATTCCATTGCTTACGAATGGAACGGAT ATTTCTGGGGAATTGTCTGCTGCATCACCTGGCCGCCTTTCAATGGCATCTCCACCTCCAGGAGGCATTGGAAAAC CCAGGATCGTGGATCCAGTGAGGGAGTTTGGATCCCCGGGCTTAGGTAATGTTGCCTGGAAAGAGAGAGTGGATGGCTGGAAAATGAAGCAGGAAAAGCCTGTTATTCCAATGACTACTAGCCATCCTCCTTCAGAAAGAGGAGTAGGAGATATTGATGCAAGCACTGATATTCTTGTTGATGATTCTCTACT GAATGATGAGGCCCGACAGCCCCTAGCAAGGAAGGTTTCTATTCCGTCATCAAGGATAAACCCTTACAGGATGGTTATTGTATTGCGGCTGGTGATTCTGTGTATTTTCTTGCACTACCGAATAACAAACCCTGTACCCAATGCATATCCATTGTGGCTGATTTCTGTGATTTGTGAGATTTGGTTTGCTATATCCTGGATTCTGGATCAGTTCCCAAAATGGCTTCCTGTCAACCGTGAGACGTATCTTGACAGACTTGCTCTGAG ATATGACAGGGAAGGAGAGCCATCACAATTAGCTGCTGTTGACATATTTGTCAGTACTGTTGATCCTCTGAAGGAGCCTCCTCTCGTTACAGCTAATACTGTTTTGTCCATTCTTGCGGTAGACTATCCAGTGGACAAGGTTTCTTGCTATGTTTCTGATGATGGGTCTGCCATGTTGACATTTGAAGCTCTATCGGAGACATCTGAATTTGCAAGGAAATGGGTTCCTTTCTGCAAAAGGTACAGTATTGAGCCACGGGCTCCTGAATGGTACTTTGCTCAGAAGATTGACTACTTAAAAGATAAAGTCCAGCCATCTTTTGTGAAAGACCGTCGGGCTATGAAG AGAGAATATGAAGAATTCAAAATTCGTATCAATGCTCTTGTATCCAAGGCTCAGAAAGTTCCCGAGGAAGGTTGGGTTATGCAAGACGGTACACCATGGCCTGGAAATAATACAAGGGATCACCCTGGAATGATTCAG GTTTTCTTGGGCCAAAGTGGAGGTCTTGACAGTGACGGTAATGAGCTGCCTCGGTTAGTATATGTTTCTCGTGAGAAGCGTCCTGGTTTCCAGCATCATAAGAAAGCCGGTGCCATGAATTCACTT GTTCGTGTGTCAGCAGTTCTTACCAATGGACCTTTCTTGTTGAATCTCGATTGTGATCATTACATTAATAACAGCAAGGCCTTGCGTGAAGCAATGTGCTTTTTGATGGATCCGAATCTCGGGAAATATGTTTGTTATGTGCAATTTCCACAGAGATTTGATGGTATAGATAGGAGTGATCGATATGCCAATCGTAACACTGTCTTCTTTGAT ATTAACTTGAGAGGTTTGGATGGTATTCAAGGCCCTGTATATGTGGGTACTGGATGTGTCTTCAACAGAACAGCTTTGTATGGTTATGAACCTCCCCACAAACCTAAAAATAAGAAACCCGGGATGCTTTCTTCCTGCTTTGGTGGATCAAGAAAGAAAAGTTCTAAATCAAGTAAGAAGGGTTCAGATAAGAAAAAGTCTAGCAAGCATGTTGATCCTACTGTTCCTATCTTCAGCTTGGAGGATATAGAGGAGGGTGTTGAAG GTGCTGGATTTGATGATGAAAAGTCATTGCTCATGTCCCAGATGAGCCTGGAGAAAAGATTTGGACAGTCAGCTGTTTTTGTTGCATCAACCCTGATGGAGAATGGTGGCGTGCCTCAGTCTGCAACACCAGAGACTCTCCTGAAAGAGGCTATTCATGTCATTAGCTGTGGCTATGAAGATAAGTCAGAATGGGGAAGTGAG ATAGGATGGATCTATGGTTCTGTCACAGAAGATATTCTTACAGGATTTAAAATGCACGCACGTGGCTGGCGATCAATTTACTGTATGCCTCCAAGGGCAGCCTTCAAGGGATCAGCTCCAATTAATCTTTCTGATCGATTGAATCAAGTGCTTCGATGGGCCTTAGGATCTGTGGAGATTCTGTTTAGCAGGCATTGTCCAATATGGTATGGATACAAAGGAAGGCTAAAATGGCTAGAGAGATTCGCATATGTCAACACCACGATTTACCCAATTACTTCCATTCCTCTGTTACTTTACTGCACATTGCCAGCTGTCTGCTTGCTTACTGGGAAATTCATTATCCCACAG ATTAGTAACCTCGCAAGTATCTGGTTTCTTTCCCTCTTTCTCTCCATCTTTGCCACTGGTATACTGGAGATGAGGTGGAGTGGTGTTGGAATTGATGAATGGTGGAGGAACGAGCAGTTTTGGGTCATTGGAGGTGTCTCGGCTCATCTCTTTGCTGTATTCCAAGGTCTGCTCAAAGTTCTTGCTGGAATAGATACGAATTTCACAGTCACATCTAAAGCTGGAGACGAAGAGGGAGATTTTACTGAGCTCTACATGTTCAAATGGACAACTCTTCTGATTCCTCCCACCACTCTTCTCATCGTAAACTTGGTCGGAGTTGTTGCTGGGATTTCCTATGCAATAAACAGCGGGTACCAATCATGGGGGCCGCTGTTTGGAAAATTGTTCTTCGCCTTCTGGGTGATTGTCCATCTCTACCCCTTCCTCAAAGGTCTTATGGGGAGGCAGAACCGCACCCCCACCATTGTCGTGGTGTGGTCGATTCTTCTAGCTTCGATATTCTCTTTGCTGTGGGTCAGAGTTGATCCCTTCACCACTAGAGTCACTGGCCCAAAGGTCGAAGAGTGTGGAATTAACTGCTAA